The following are encoded together in the Xanthomonas vesicatoria ATCC 35937 genome:
- the mdcE gene encoding biotin-independent malonate decarboxylase subunit gamma, translating to MELSPLLDQLFPLGHAIARHDDVLTGSATTAVGEVTVIGTANKLEVGVDHALALAATVLASTRAHPQRPIVMLADTAGQRLARRDELLGINGYFAHLARTLDLARRRGARLVTLVYGESVSGGFLSFGLMADHIHALPDAQIRVMDLRAMSRVTKQSVDTLQALSKSSPVFAPGVENYVRMGAVQSLWDGDLAQALLDALAAPVDGDQRRALGAQRGGRTLARDVAAAVAAGEA from the coding sequence ATGGAACTGAGCCCACTGCTCGACCAGCTGTTTCCGCTCGGTCACGCCATCGCGCGTCATGACGATGTGCTCACCGGCAGTGCCACCACCGCCGTAGGCGAGGTCACGGTGATCGGCACCGCCAACAAGCTGGAAGTGGGCGTGGACCACGCGCTGGCCCTGGCCGCCACCGTGTTGGCCAGCACCCGCGCGCATCCGCAGCGGCCGATCGTGATGCTGGCCGATACCGCCGGGCAACGCCTGGCGCGTCGCGATGAATTGCTTGGCATCAACGGCTATTTCGCGCACCTGGCGCGCACGCTGGATCTGGCGCGCAGGCGCGGCGCGCGGTTGGTCACGCTGGTCTATGGCGAATCGGTCAGCGGTGGATTCCTGTCGTTCGGCTTGATGGCCGACCACATCCACGCGCTGCCGGATGCACAGATCCGCGTGATGGACCTGCGCGCCATGTCGCGTGTCACCAAGCAATCGGTGGACACGTTGCAGGCGCTGAGCAAAAGCTCGCCGGTGTTCGCGCCGGGCGTGGAGAACTACGTGCGCATGGGCGCGGTGCAATCGCTGTGGGACGGCGATCTGGCGCAGGCGCTGCTGGATGCATTGGCCGCCCCGGTCGATGGCGACCAGCGCCGCGCGCTGGGCGCGCAGCGCGGCGGCCGCACCCTGGCGCGCGATGTCGCCGCCGCCGTGGCAGCGGGCGAGGCCTGA
- a CDS encoding YceI family protein, with translation MKTTHKLLLPLALTLAIAACSKPADNAATPAADTPAATAPADAAATTPAPAAAASSAPAVEVASGTYTLDPSHTDVLAQWSHFGFSNPSAHFGNVDGTLVYDAADVTKSTVQVTLPLSGLNSFTAKFDEHLKSGDFFDAAKFPTATFKSTKVESAGANKLTVTGDLTIKDQTKPVVLDVTLNGAGEHPMKKVPAAGFDATTTIKRSDFGVGQYAPNVSDEVKIRITTEALQAKAGDAAAK, from the coding sequence ATGAAGACCACCCACAAGCTGTTGCTGCCGCTCGCTCTGACCCTGGCCATCGCCGCCTGCTCCAAGCCGGCCGATAACGCCGCCACGCCGGCCGCCGATACTCCGGCTGCCACCGCCCCGGCCGATGCCGCTGCCACCACGCCGGCACCGGCTGCTGCCGCTTCGTCCGCGCCGGCCGTGGAAGTGGCCTCGGGCACCTACACCCTGGACCCGAGCCATACCGACGTGCTGGCGCAGTGGAGCCACTTCGGCTTCTCCAACCCAAGCGCGCATTTCGGCAATGTCGACGGCACCCTGGTGTATGACGCGGCCGACGTGACCAAGTCCACCGTGCAGGTCACCCTGCCGCTGTCCGGCTTGAATAGCTTCACCGCCAAGTTCGACGAGCACCTGAAGAGCGGTGACTTCTTCGATGCGGCCAAGTTCCCGACCGCCACCTTCAAGAGCACCAAGGTCGAATCGGCCGGCGCCAACAAGCTGACCGTCACCGGCGACCTGACCATCAAGGATCAGACCAAGCCGGTGGTGCTGGACGTCACCCTCAACGGTGCCGGCGAACACCCGATGAAGAAGGTGCCGGCGGCCGGTTTCGACGCCACCACCACGATCAAGCGTAGCGACTTCGGCGTGGGCCAGTACGCCCCGAACGTCAGCGACGAAGTGAAGATCCGCATCACCACCGAAGCCCTGCAGGCCAAGGCCGGCGACGCTGCTGCGAAGTAA
- a CDS encoding mitochondrial fission ELM1 family protein: protein MAVTWALSDGRAGNARQAEALARALQSEAFQPIHLHAQPPWCWTAPRLLPGTHAAFGAAFARQLQQPPALAIGCGRQAALATRLLRARGSRSVQILDPRLNARHWDLLIVPEHDALRGANVLTLLGSLHPVDDAWLADGRGAFPALGRLPGPRMALLVGGPTAQVPWTTQELTALCTPLREQLRTLGGSLLVTVSRRTPPAALAPLRAACNGLPHLLWCDDRDGPNPYAGLLGWADAIMASADSVNLLSEACATRVPVAAAFAERAQGRVATYVRALQSHGRLGDAADVLVTPSHLPPVRETQRIAALVRQRLHV, encoded by the coding sequence ATGGCGGTGACCTGGGCGCTGAGCGACGGCCGCGCCGGCAATGCGCGCCAGGCCGAGGCGCTGGCGCGGGCACTGCAATCCGAGGCCTTCCAGCCAATCCACCTGCATGCGCAGCCGCCCTGGTGCTGGACAGCGCCGCGCCTGCTGCCCGGCACACACGCGGCCTTTGGTGCTGCGTTTGCCCGGCAATTGCAGCAGCCCCCGGCCCTGGCTATCGGGTGTGGCCGACAGGCAGCACTGGCCACCCGACTGCTGCGTGCCCGCGGCAGCCGCAGCGTCCAGATCCTGGACCCACGCCTGAATGCCCGCCACTGGGACCTGCTGATCGTGCCCGAGCACGACGCGTTGCGTGGCGCCAACGTGCTCACCCTGCTCGGCAGCCTGCACCCGGTGGACGATGCCTGGCTGGCGGACGGGCGCGGCGCGTTCCCTGCGCTGGGCCGCCTGCCCGGCCCGCGTATGGCGCTGCTGGTTGGCGGACCCACCGCGCAGGTGCCATGGACAACGCAGGAGCTGACCGCACTGTGCACGCCGCTGCGCGAGCAACTGCGCACGCTCGGCGGCAGCCTGCTGGTCACCGTGTCGCGACGCACGCCGCCGGCGGCGCTCGCCCCGCTGCGTGCGGCCTGCAATGGTCTGCCGCATCTGCTGTGGTGCGACGACCGCGACGGCCCCAATCCCTACGCCGGTCTGCTTGGCTGGGCCGATGCGATCATGGCCAGTGCCGACTCGGTCAACCTGCTCTCCGAAGCCTGCGCTACGCGGGTACCGGTGGCGGCGGCATTTGCCGAACGGGCGCAAGGCCGGGTTGCCACGTATGTGCGGGCACTGCAGTCGCATGGCCGTTTAGGCGATGCAGCGGATGTCTTGGTAACGCCGTCGCACCTTCCACCCGTGCGCGAAACCCAGCGCATCGCCGCACTGGTGCGCCAGCGTCTGCACGTATGA
- the mdcA gene encoding malonate decarboxylase subunit alpha, with protein MSRQWDTQAEGRRKRLQRAAALAPQGRVVAADDVVALLEAVIEPGDRVCLEGNNQKQADFLARCLTEVDPARVHDLHMVQSVLSLASHLDVFERGIAKRLDFSFSGPQAARLAGLVSEGRIEIGAIHTYLELFGRYFIDLTPRIALITAQAADRHGNLYTGPNTEDTPVIVEATAFKGGIVIAQVNEILDTLPRVDIPADWVDFVTQAPKPNHIEPLFTRDPALISEIQVLMAMMAIKGIYAEYGVNRLNHGIGFDTAAIELLLPTYAESLGLKGKICQHWALNPHPALIPAIESGFVESVHSFGSELGMENYIAARPDVFFTGADGSMRSNRALSQTAGLYACDMFIGSTLQIDLQGNSSTATRDRIAGFGGAPNMGSDARGRRHGSDAWLKAGREAARPGEMPRGRKLVVQMVETFREHMAPAFVDTLDAWELAERANMPLPPVMIYGDDVSHVLTEEGIANLLLCRTPEEREQAIRGVSGYTAVGLGRDKRMVENLRDRGVIKRPEDLGIRPRDATRDLLAARTVKDLVRWSGGLYDPPKRFRNW; from the coding sequence ATGAGTCGACAGTGGGACACCCAGGCCGAAGGCCGGCGCAAGCGCTTGCAGCGCGCCGCCGCGCTGGCGCCGCAGGGCCGCGTGGTGGCCGCCGACGATGTGGTGGCGCTGCTGGAGGCGGTGATCGAGCCCGGCGACCGCGTGTGTCTGGAGGGCAACAACCAGAAGCAGGCCGATTTCCTGGCGCGCTGCCTCACCGAGGTGGACCCTGCGCGCGTGCACGACCTGCACATGGTGCAGTCGGTGCTGTCGCTGGCCTCACACCTGGATGTGTTCGAGCGCGGCATCGCCAAGCGGCTGGATTTTTCGTTCTCCGGCCCGCAGGCCGCACGGTTGGCCGGCCTAGTCAGCGAAGGCCGCATCGAGATCGGCGCCATCCACACCTATCTGGAATTGTTCGGCCGCTACTTCATCGACCTTACCCCGCGCATCGCGCTGATTACTGCACAGGCGGCTGATCGCCACGGCAATCTCTACACCGGCCCAAACACTGAAGACACACCGGTGATCGTGGAAGCGACCGCGTTCAAGGGCGGCATCGTGATCGCCCAGGTCAACGAAATCCTCGACACCTTGCCGCGCGTGGATATCCCGGCCGATTGGGTGGACTTCGTGACGCAAGCGCCCAAGCCAAACCACATCGAACCCTTGTTTACCCGCGACCCGGCGCTGATCTCCGAGATCCAGGTGCTAATGGCGATGATGGCGATCAAGGGCATCTACGCCGAATACGGTGTCAACCGGCTCAATCACGGCATCGGTTTCGATACTGCGGCGATTGAATTGCTGTTGCCCACCTATGCCGAATCGCTGGGGCTGAAAGGCAAGATCTGCCAGCATTGGGCACTGAATCCGCATCCGGCACTGATTCCGGCAATCGAATCGGGCTTCGTCGAGTCGGTGCATTCGTTTGGCTCCGAGCTGGGCATGGAGAACTACATTGCCGCGCGCCCGGACGTGTTCTTTACCGGCGCCGACGGCAGCATGCGTTCCAACCGCGCGTTATCGCAGACCGCCGGTCTATATGCCTGCGACATGTTCATCGGCTCCACCTTGCAGATCGATCTGCAGGGCAACAGCTCCACCGCCACGCGCGACCGCATTGCCGGTTTCGGCGGCGCGCCCAACATGGGTTCGGATGCGCGCGGTCGCCGCCATGGCAGCGATGCCTGGCTCAAGGCCGGACGCGAAGCCGCACGCCCGGGCGAAATGCCGCGCGGGCGCAAGCTGGTGGTGCAGATGGTGGAAACCTTCCGCGAGCACATGGCGCCGGCCTTCGTCGACACGCTCGATGCCTGGGAGCTGGCCGAACGCGCCAACATGCCGCTGCCGCCGGTGATGATCTACGGCGACGATGTCAGCCATGTGCTGACCGAAGAAGGCATCGCCAACCTGTTGCTGTGCCGCACGCCCGAAGAACGCGAACAGGCGATTCGCGGGGTGTCCGGCTATACCGCCGTCGGCCTGGGGCGCGACAAACGCATGGTCGAGAACCTGCGCGATCGCGGCGTCATCAAGCGGCCGGAAGACCTGGGCATCCGGCCCCGCGATGCCACACGCGATCTGCTGGCCGCGCGCACGGTCAAGGATCTGGTGCGCTGGTCCGGTGGGTTGTACGACCCGCCGAAACGTTTCCGCAATTGGTAA
- the mdcB gene encoding triphosphoribosyl-dephospho-CoA synthase MdcB, which translates to MSAQPHHLRHVDVPAVPRDVTHRLGRLAVGALHAELACAPKPGLVTPFDSGSHADMDASTFLRSLFALRGYFVAIAQAGSDNAPFARLRDLGIAAEAAMLRATGGINTHRGAIFSLGLLTAQAARLRVAHGHRPSAEAVCDGVQMWRTALHAAPLDPRSNGQRVRAQHKVGGVREQAAAGYPLLREIALPSLRAALDSGATQDAALAQTLMQLVAQVDDLNLLHRGGAEGLAYAKAQARSFLDAGGVAQPGWRDQLSSIGTQFVARRLSPGGSADLLACAWFLHRQETV; encoded by the coding sequence ATGAGCGCACAGCCACACCACCTGCGTCATGTCGACGTGCCGGCTGTGCCACGCGACGTTACGCATCGGCTCGGCCGGCTTGCCGTCGGCGCGCTGCATGCGGAGCTGGCCTGCGCGCCAAAGCCCGGGCTGGTGACGCCGTTCGACAGCGGCAGTCACGCGGATATGGATGCCTCCACGTTCTTGCGCAGCCTGTTTGCATTGCGTGGCTATTTTGTCGCCATCGCGCAGGCGGGCAGCGACAATGCGCCCTTCGCACGGTTGCGCGATCTGGGCATCGCGGCCGAGGCGGCGATGTTGCGCGCCACCGGCGGCATCAATACCCACCGGGGCGCCATCTTCAGCCTTGGCCTGCTCACCGCACAGGCCGCACGTCTCCGGGTCGCACATGGCCACCGGCCATCTGCCGAGGCGGTGTGCGACGGCGTGCAGATGTGGCGCACGGCGTTGCACGCCGCGCCGCTGGACCCGCGCAGCAATGGCCAGCGCGTGCGTGCGCAGCACAAGGTCGGCGGCGTTCGCGAGCAGGCCGCAGCGGGCTACCCGCTACTGCGCGAGATTGCGCTGCCGAGTCTGCGCGCCGCACTGGACAGTGGCGCCACGCAGGACGCTGCGCTTGCGCAGACCTTGATGCAGCTGGTTGCGCAGGTCGACGACCTCAACCTGCTGCATCGTGGCGGCGCAGAGGGCCTTGCGTACGCCAAGGCGCAGGCACGCAGCTTTCTGGATGCCGGCGGTGTCGCGCAGCCGGGCTGGCGCGATCAGCTGTCGTCGATCGGCACCCAATTCGTGGCGCGTCGGCTCAGTCCCGGCGGCAGCGCGGACTTACTAGCGTGTGCGTGGTTCCTGCATCGACAGGAGACGGTATGA
- a CDS encoding siderophore-interacting protein — translation MAAHTNTQIRRDPRLRSVEVVRCESITPQMRRIVFGGSELAGFQSDAPDDHVKLFFPNADGAFVLPTMTADGPRYAEGALPSPGRDYTPRVFDPQSGELSIDFVLHGDGVASTWAAQAQPGDPLKIGGPRGSFLVADDFDHYVLIGDETALPAIGRWLESMPADMHAEVFIEVADAQERQELISAADVDVYWLERNGFDAASSTLLEDSLRDYEPHDGDTFYWIGTESMRARAMRKFVEEHMGVDKEWIRAKGYWKADPAGE, via the coding sequence ATGGCTGCACACACCAACACCCAAATCCGCCGCGACCCGCGCCTGCGCTCCGTGGAAGTGGTCCGTTGCGAGTCGATCACTCCGCAGATGCGCCGCATTGTCTTTGGCGGCAGCGAGCTGGCCGGCTTTCAAAGCGACGCGCCGGACGATCACGTCAAACTCTTCTTCCCCAATGCCGATGGCGCCTTCGTGCTGCCGACCATGACCGCGGACGGACCGCGTTACGCCGAAGGCGCCCTGCCCTCGCCCGGCCGCGACTACACCCCGCGTGTGTTCGATCCGCAAAGTGGCGAGCTGAGCATCGATTTCGTGCTGCATGGCGATGGCGTGGCATCCACTTGGGCCGCACAGGCGCAGCCCGGCGATCCGCTGAAGATCGGCGGTCCGCGCGGCTCCTTTCTGGTGGCCGACGACTTCGACCACTACGTGCTGATCGGCGATGAAACCGCGCTACCCGCGATTGGCCGCTGGCTGGAGTCGATGCCGGCCGACATGCATGCCGAGGTCTTTATCGAAGTAGCCGACGCACAAGAACGCCAGGAGCTGATCAGCGCCGCCGATGTCGATGTGTACTGGCTGGAGCGCAACGGCTTCGATGCCGCCAGCAGTACCTTGCTGGAAGACAGCCTGCGCGATTACGAGCCACACGACGGCGACACGTTCTACTGGATCGGCACCGAATCCATGCGCGCGCGTGCCATGCGCAAGTTTGTGGAAGAGCACATGGGCGTGGACAAGGAATGGATCCGCGCAAAGGGGTATTGGAAGGCGGATCCGGCTGGGGAGTGA
- a CDS encoding biotin-independent malonate decarboxylase subunit beta, protein MAERSYYEADARERLDGLLDAGSFREFVGPRRRLVSPHLAQLDVPGAFDDGIVVGEGTLRGRTVLIAAQQGAFMGGGVGEVHGAKLTGLLERAAVTHPAAVLLLLDTGGVRLHEANAGLVAISEVMRATLGARAAGVPVLALIGSGNGAFGGMGIVARCCSAVIMSEEGRLSLSGPDVIETVRGVEEFDARDRALVWRVTGGKHRYLLGEAQTFVADRIAAFAEAAVSTLDALAEPDGDAALQALERAHQHLSARIEAYGDCRDGLDIWARQGIADPQRLPLLDTDAFLAATADRSAPWN, encoded by the coding sequence ATGGCCGAGCGCAGCTATTACGAAGCCGATGCCCGCGAACGTCTCGACGGGCTGCTGGACGCCGGCAGCTTCCGCGAATTCGTCGGCCCGCGCCGACGCCTGGTCAGCCCGCATCTGGCGCAGCTCGACGTGCCGGGCGCCTTCGACGACGGCATCGTGGTGGGCGAGGGCACGTTGCGCGGCCGCACCGTGTTGATCGCTGCCCAGCAAGGCGCCTTCATGGGCGGCGGCGTCGGTGAAGTGCACGGCGCCAAGCTGACCGGCTTGCTCGAACGCGCGGCAGTTACGCACCCTGCTGCCGTGCTGTTGTTGCTCGATACCGGCGGCGTGCGCCTGCACGAAGCCAATGCCGGCCTGGTCGCCATCTCCGAAGTCATGCGCGCCACGCTGGGTGCGCGTGCGGCCGGCGTGCCGGTGCTGGCATTGATCGGTAGCGGCAATGGTGCATTCGGCGGCATGGGCATCGTGGCGCGCTGCTGCAGCGCGGTGATCATGTCCGAAGAAGGCCGCCTGTCGTTGTCCGGCCCGGACGTGATCGAAACCGTGCGCGGCGTGGAAGAGTTCGACGCCCGCGACCGCGCCCTGGTCTGGCGCGTAACCGGTGGCAAGCACCGCTATCTGCTCGGCGAGGCGCAGACGTTTGTGGCCGACCGCATCGCCGCGTTTGCCGAGGCAGCGGTCAGCACGCTGGACGCACTTGCCGAACCCGACGGCGATGCCGCGCTGCAGGCACTGGAGCGCGCACATCAGCACCTGTCTGCGCGCATCGAGGCGTATGGCGATTGCCGCGACGGCCTGGACATCTGGGCGCGCCAAGGCATCGCCGATCCGCAGCGGTTGCCGCTGCTGGACACAGACGCCTTCCTCGCGGCCACTGCAGATCGGAGCGCACCATGGAACTGA
- the mdcG gene encoding malonate decarboxylase holo-[acyl-carrier-protein] synthase, whose protein sequence is MAARHALVWLRDEAQWQAHTPGARPRLQQWFAAGLPAVVARGDGSQAPGSVRLGVPLPPAEGKQRLALQASMVEIVRCSAPLSLEAVIAHAPGARQPALQALHAHARAEALDPRVFGSFAWQALTGLTYVHAQSDLDLLWSIATPEQAQTVVALLQRWEQRHGLRADGELLLAGDIAVNWREYAGNAQQVLVKSGNGCGLLSRAALFQMRSAA, encoded by the coding sequence ATGGCGGCCCGCCACGCCCTGGTGTGGTTGCGCGATGAAGCGCAGTGGCAGGCGCACACACCTGGTGCGCGGCCGCGTTTGCAGCAGTGGTTTGCCGCCGGCCTGCCGGCCGTGGTGGCACGTGGCGACGGCAGTCAAGCGCCGGGCAGCGTGCGTCTGGGTGTGCCGTTGCCGCCCGCCGAAGGCAAGCAACGTCTGGCGTTGCAGGCCAGCATGGTGGAGATCGTACGCTGCAGCGCACCGTTGTCATTGGAGGCGGTGATCGCGCACGCGCCCGGCGCGCGACAGCCCGCGTTGCAGGCATTGCACGCACACGCGCGGGCTGAGGCACTAGATCCGCGCGTCTTTGGCAGTTTTGCATGGCAGGCGTTGACGGGCTTGACGTATGTGCACGCGCAATCGGATCTGGATCTGCTGTGGTCCATCGCTACCCCCGAGCAGGCGCAAACAGTGGTTGCGTTGTTGCAGCGCTGGGAGCAACGCCACGGCCTGCGTGCCGATGGCGAGTTGCTGCTTGCCGGCGATATCGCCGTGAACTGGCGCGAGTACGCCGGCAATGCGCAGCAGGTGTTGGTGAAATCCGGCAACGGCTGCGGCTTGTTGTCGCGGGCTGCCTTGTTTCAGATGAGGAGCGCGGCATGA
- a CDS encoding malonic semialdehyde reductase, with amino-acid sequence MSDSLNAAALDQLFRTARTQNAFADTPVSQDVLRELYELVKWGPTAANSSPARFVFVTSAEGKAKLKPALSEGNAAKTLAAPVTVIVAHDEDFHEKLPYLFPHADAKSWFDGPREGRTESAFRNGSLQGAYLILAARALGLDAGPMSGFDNAKVDAAFFAGTPIKSNFLINLGYGDPAGVFPRSPRLSFDEAARFE; translated from the coding sequence ATGTCCGACTCGCTCAACGCCGCCGCACTGGATCAGCTGTTCCGTACCGCCCGCACGCAAAACGCGTTTGCCGACACGCCGGTCAGCCAGGACGTGCTGCGCGAGCTCTATGAGCTGGTCAAGTGGGGCCCCACCGCCGCCAACAGCTCGCCGGCGCGCTTTGTGTTCGTGACCAGCGCCGAGGGCAAGGCCAAGCTCAAGCCGGCGCTGTCCGAAGGCAACGCCGCCAAGACCCTGGCTGCACCGGTCACGGTGATCGTGGCGCACGACGAAGACTTCCACGAAAAGCTGCCGTACCTGTTCCCGCATGCCGATGCCAAGAGCTGGTTCGACGGCCCGCGCGAAGGCCGCACCGAATCGGCGTTCCGCAACGGCTCGCTGCAGGGCGCCTATCTGATCCTGGCTGCGCGCGCGCTGGGTCTGGACGCCGGCCCCATGTCCGGCTTCGACAACGCCAAGGTGGACGCGGCGTTTTTTGCCGGCACGCCGATCAAGTCCAACTTCCTGATCAATCTTGGCTACGGCGACCCGGCCGGGGTGTTCCCGCGCTCGCCGCGCCTGAGCTTCGATGAAGCTGCGCGCTTTGAGTGA
- the mdcC gene encoding malonate decarboxylase acyl carrier protein, with protein METLRYRFDGQHGARTGLEHVLVGVVASGNLEVLVERVPLDGAMEIDILTAARGFGAIWQAVLGDFAARHPLRDVRISINDVGATPAVVSLRLEQAIDVLQGDAA; from the coding sequence ATGGAAACCCTGCGATATCGCTTTGACGGACAGCACGGTGCACGCACCGGTCTGGAGCATGTGCTGGTTGGCGTGGTCGCCTCCGGCAACCTGGAAGTGCTGGTCGAGCGCGTGCCGCTCGACGGCGCGATGGAGATCGACATCCTGACTGCCGCACGTGGCTTCGGCGCGATCTGGCAGGCGGTGCTGGGCGACTTCGCCGCGCGTCACCCGCTGCGCGATGTGCGCATCAGCATCAACGATGTCGGCGCCACGCCGGCGGTGGTGAGTCTGCGCCTGGAGCAGGCGATCGATGTGCTGCAAGGAGACGCCGCATGA
- a CDS encoding PadR family transcriptional regulator, whose product MRPLGHGDLRLLLLALIEQQPRHGYELMRQITALFKGLYTPSAGAIYPALAQLEADGWVQTDLEQGRKQYRITDAGRSYATDQRDALDAALARTHQRARALIKAQTPPPIREAIHRIKHGLFARHGQWSDADIARIAALLNAAADGMEQDEH is encoded by the coding sequence ATGCGGCCGCTGGGGCATGGCGATCTGCGCCTGCTGCTGCTGGCCTTGATCGAGCAGCAACCAAGGCACGGCTATGAGCTGATGCGCCAGATCACGGCGCTGTTCAAAGGCCTGTACACGCCCAGCGCCGGCGCGATCTACCCGGCGCTGGCGCAGCTGGAAGCCGACGGCTGGGTGCAGACCGATCTGGAGCAGGGTCGCAAGCAGTATCGGATTACCGACGCCGGCCGCAGTTACGCCACCGATCAGCGCGACGCGCTGGACGCCGCACTGGCGCGCACCCATCAGCGCGCGCGCGCGCTGATCAAGGCGCAGACGCCCCCGCCCATCCGCGAAGCGATCCACCGCATCAAACACGGCCTGTTTGCACGCCACGGCCAATGGAGCGACGCAGACATCGCACGGATTGCCGCACTCCTCAACGCCGCCGCCGACGGCATGGAGCAGGACGAGCACTGA
- a CDS encoding DUF2145 domain-containing protein, with product MQFERKRQNWIATALLLVASTCALPVMAAPVCTPHYPTPATLAAMFDMAKSTQQTLDAVDGAQVVLLARGGQDLSRYGLKHSHLAFALREDDGTWRVKHLLNHCKSDNSALYHEGLSNFIGESALTADLRVGVLTPALQRQLRALLQDPATLAHALHEPRYSMIAYPFSTDYQNSNQWVLEVLAAALAATKAADATPGPVSDRRSAQAWLKHNGYQPSRLHLDLSKRIGARFFFANAAVTDHPASERISGNYSVITVESVFDFLQQRQVLQQDQSIPHRVASHGASP from the coding sequence ATGCAATTTGAACGCAAACGGCAGAACTGGATTGCAACAGCGTTGCTGCTCGTCGCCTCGACGTGCGCGCTGCCGGTTATGGCCGCGCCGGTCTGCACCCCACACTATCCAACCCCCGCCACGCTGGCGGCGATGTTCGACATGGCCAAATCCACCCAGCAGACGCTGGACGCCGTGGACGGTGCGCAGGTGGTGCTGCTGGCACGCGGCGGCCAGGATCTGAGCCGCTATGGGTTGAAGCACAGCCATCTGGCCTTCGCACTGCGCGAGGACGACGGTACATGGCGGGTGAAGCACCTGCTCAATCACTGCAAGTCGGACAACTCCGCGCTGTATCACGAAGGTCTGAGCAACTTCATCGGCGAAAGTGCCCTCACTGCAGATCTGCGCGTCGGCGTGCTGACACCGGCACTGCAGCGGCAGCTACGCGCCCTGCTGCAGGATCCGGCCACGCTGGCGCATGCGCTGCACGAGCCGCGCTACAGCATGATTGCCTACCCGTTCTCCACCGATTACCAGAACTCCAACCAGTGGGTGCTCGAAGTGCTGGCGGCGGCATTGGCAGCAACCAAGGCTGCAGATGCGACACCTGGGCCGGTGAGCGATCGACGCAGCGCGCAAGCCTGGCTCAAACACAACGGTTATCAACCCTCCCGCTTGCATCTTGATCTGAGCAAGCGCATTGGCGCACGTTTTTTTTTCGCCAATGCAGCGGTGACCGACCATCCTGCCAGCGAACGCATCTCCGGCAATTATTCGGTGATCACGGTCGAGTCGGTGTTCGATTTCCTGCAGCAAAGACAGGTGCTGCAGCAGGACCAGTCCATTCCACATCGCGTCGCCTCACACGGAGCGTCTCCATGA
- a CDS encoding VUT family protein, with the protein MSSTSPSPFAPLTARALSWAVLAMGAVVLLSNILVQYPINDWLTWGAFSYPLAFLVSNLINRRFGPRAARTVAWCGFALAVVLSLWLATPRIAAASCTAFIAAQLLDITVFDRLRSGSWWRAPIVATTCSATLDTALFWSIAFAGAALPWVSWAAGDLAVKLGMGVFLLGPFRALLWRSAPRAAR; encoded by the coding sequence ATGTCCAGTACCTCGCCGTCGCCGTTTGCCCCACTCACCGCCCGTGCCCTGAGCTGGGCGGTGTTGGCAATGGGCGCGGTGGTGCTGCTTTCCAACATCCTGGTGCAGTACCCGATCAACGACTGGCTTACCTGGGGCGCCTTCTCGTACCCATTGGCGTTTTTGGTCAGCAATCTGATCAATCGCCGTTTTGGCCCGCGTGCGGCGCGCACGGTGGCCTGGTGCGGGTTCGCACTGGCGGTGGTGTTGTCACTCTGGCTGGCGACCCCCCGCATTGCGGCGGCCTCGTGCACGGCCTTCATCGCGGCGCAGTTGCTGGATATCACCGTGTTCGACCGGCTGCGCAGCGGCAGCTGGTGGCGCGCGCCCATCGTGGCCACCACCTGCAGCGCCACGCTGGATACCGCACTCTTCTGGAGCATCGCCTTTGCCGGTGCAGCGCTGCCATGGGTGAGTTGGGCCGCCGGCGATCTGGCGGTGAAACTGGGCATGGGCGTGTTCTTGCTCGGACCGTTCCGCGCGTTGCTCTGGCGCAGCGCGCCCAGGGCGGCCCGCTGA